In Methylomonas sp. MK1, the following are encoded in one genomic region:
- a CDS encoding alginate export family protein encodes MRKDSFRSASVKCAFGAIAATGFYLDASPTQAAEVKAYSKPPMAAFSSQMPDALLGNDKFEKPVWNLHDTLNLPKWLFASLEQRTRYETMDGSFKANGRGGDQQIALQTDLWLQANLGKLRLGAEFLDARALGADSGSGVNNTHADTADFIQGYAAWADQNLFYSGIGAEIVAGRQTLNLGSRRLIARNAMRNDINSFTGIKLRLLDYDSWQFTGFVTMPVNRYPTAAADILNEVHEFDEEDTHTWFSGGFLELYNLAWNINSEVYLYHLDEGDSIRNPTRNRRYFTPGVRFYLKPKKANFDFQAETIGQLGTVRSSTAANNGRDLEHAAWYQHADVGYTFDAPWSPRFALEYDYASGDENPNDNQDQRFDTLYGARRFEFGPTGMYGAFARANINTPGYRITAAPRHDVQLGLSHRFYWLASDRDSWTAAGIQDTSGRSGDFVGQQLELTARWDFNSSLNFETGWAHLFKGEFAKKAPSAPIIKEDIDYVYVQSQLRF; translated from the coding sequence ATGCGAAAAGACAGCTTTAGATCGGCCAGCGTTAAATGCGCATTCGGCGCTATTGCCGCCACCGGCTTTTACTTGGACGCCTCCCCCACGCAAGCCGCTGAAGTTAAGGCCTACAGCAAGCCCCCCATGGCCGCCTTTTCCAGTCAGATGCCGGATGCCCTGCTGGGCAACGATAAATTCGAAAAGCCGGTCTGGAATCTACATGACACGCTGAATTTGCCAAAGTGGCTATTCGCCTCACTGGAACAGCGAACCCGCTATGAGACTATGGACGGCAGCTTTAAAGCCAACGGCAGAGGCGGCGATCAGCAGATTGCCTTGCAAACCGATTTGTGGCTGCAAGCCAATCTGGGTAAGTTAAGGCTCGGTGCCGAGTTTCTGGATGCCCGCGCGCTGGGCGCCGATAGCGGTTCCGGCGTAAATAACACCCACGCCGACACTGCGGACTTCATTCAAGGTTATGCAGCGTGGGCAGATCAAAATCTGTTTTACAGCGGTATCGGCGCTGAAATTGTGGCCGGCCGGCAAACGCTAAATCTGGGCAGTCGCCGCTTAATTGCCCGCAATGCGATGCGCAACGATATCAACAGCTTTACCGGAATAAAGCTGAGGCTGTTGGACTACGATTCTTGGCAATTTACCGGCTTTGTGACCATGCCGGTCAACCGCTATCCGACCGCCGCTGCGGACATTCTGAACGAGGTCCACGAGTTCGACGAGGAAGATACCCACACTTGGTTTTCCGGCGGGTTCTTGGAGCTTTACAACTTGGCCTGGAATATCAATAGCGAAGTTTATCTATACCATCTCGACGAGGGCGACAGCATTCGGAACCCGACCCGCAATCGCCGCTATTTCACCCCCGGGGTGCGCTTTTATCTGAAGCCCAAGAAGGCTAATTTCGACTTTCAAGCCGAAACCATCGGCCAGCTCGGCACCGTTCGCTCTAGTACCGCAGCCAATAATGGCCGAGACCTGGAGCACGCCGCCTGGTACCAGCACGCCGATGTCGGCTATACCTTCGACGCCCCATGGTCTCCCCGTTTCGCGTTGGAATACGACTATGCCAGCGGTGATGAAAACCCGAACGACAATCAAGACCAACGCTTCGACACTTTATACGGGGCACGGCGCTTCGAGTTCGGACCGACCGGTATGTATGGCGCGTTCGCCCGAGCCAACATCAACACCCCCGGCTACCGTATCACTGCGGCACCACGCCACGATGTGCAGCTTGGACTGAGTCACCGTTTTTATTGGCTGGCATCGGACAGAGACAGTTGGACCGCTGCCGGTATTCAAGATACCAGCGGTCGGAGCGGTGATTTCGTTGGCCAACAATTGGAATTGACCGCGCGTTGGGATTTCAACAGCAGTTTGAATTTCGAAACCGGCTGGGCGCATTTGTTCAAGGGCGAATTTGCCAAAAAAGCGCCGTCCGCACCCATTATTAAGGAAGACATCGATTATGTTTACGTGCAGAGCCAATTGAGGTTTTAG
- the modA gene encoding molybdate ABC transporter substrate-binding protein, with protein sequence MSFIALNRIVLALSLLSSAFAQADTTLVAVAANFTKPMTEIAEAFEKASGHSAKLSFGSSGKFVAQFENGAPFEVFLSADDKSPLKLEQSGLAVAGTRFTYAIGKLVLWSSNPGYVDEQGQILSKGDFKHLALADPKLAPYGAAAVEVLKNQGLLEKLQALFVQGENIAQTHQFISTGNAELGFVALSQVIENGKIGSGSGWIVPENLHSPILQDAVLLKTGAENPAAQALLAFLKTPPALAIIEKYGYALPAAN encoded by the coding sequence ATGTCGTTTATCGCTTTAAATCGGATTGTTTTAGCTCTATCGCTTTTATCGAGCGCGTTTGCGCAGGCCGATACTACGCTGGTTGCGGTCGCCGCCAACTTTACCAAACCCATGACAGAGATCGCCGAGGCGTTCGAGAAAGCTAGCGGCCATAGTGCCAAGCTTTCGTTCGGTTCGTCAGGCAAATTCGTCGCCCAATTTGAGAACGGCGCGCCGTTTGAGGTGTTTCTGTCGGCCGATGACAAAAGCCCGCTGAAACTGGAGCAATCAGGTTTGGCCGTAGCCGGCACCCGCTTTACTTATGCCATCGGTAAGTTGGTATTGTGGTCTAGCAATCCCGGCTATGTAGACGAGCAAGGCCAAATCCTCAGCAAAGGTGACTTCAAACATCTGGCTCTGGCTGATCCGAAATTGGCACCTTACGGGGCTGCGGCAGTGGAGGTCTTGAAAAACCAAGGTTTATTGGAAAAACTGCAAGCCTTATTCGTGCAAGGCGAAAACATTGCTCAAACGCATCAATTCATCAGTACCGGCAACGCTGAGCTAGGCTTTGTTGCTTTATCACAAGTGATCGAGAATGGCAAAATTGGCTCAGGCTCGGGCTGGATCGTGCCGGAAAACCTGCATAGCCCGATCCTGCAAGACGCGGTATTGCTGAAAACCGGTGCCGAAAATCCGGCCGCGCAAGCTTTGCTGGCTTTTCTGAAAACGCCGCCAGCTTTGGCCATCATCGAAAAATACGGCTATGCCTTACCCGCAGCAAATTAA
- a CDS encoding TOBE domain-containing protein → MKASARNQFSGTVTEVTIGAVNAEVHVGLKGGETIVASITKDSVETLAIETGKKVIVLVKAPQVIVVTDFGGYRISARNQLEGTVTDVKAGVVNTEVDIALPGGDKIAATVTNDSVETLGLRKGQTATAVFKAGAVILGVQG, encoded by the coding sequence ATGAAAGCAAGCGCACGTAACCAATTTTCCGGCACCGTCACGGAAGTCACCATCGGCGCAGTCAACGCCGAAGTGCATGTCGGTTTGAAAGGTGGCGAAACCATCGTCGCCTCGATTACCAAAGACTCCGTCGAAACCTTGGCGATAGAAACCGGCAAGAAAGTCATCGTGTTGGTAAAAGCGCCGCAAGTCATCGTCGTCACCGATTTCGGCGGTTATCGGATTTCGGCGCGTAACCAATTGGAAGGTACGGTCACTGACGTTAAGGCGGGCGTTGTGAACACCGAAGTGGATATTGCCCTGCCCGGCGGCGACAAAATCGCCGCTACTGTCACCAACGATAGCGTGGAAACCTTGGGGCTACGCAAAGGCCAAACTGCCACCGCGGTATTCAAAGCCGGCGCGGTGATTCTCGGCGTGCAGGGTTAA
- a CDS encoding molybdenum ABC transporter ATP-binding protein: MLLEMNVKLRRGHFDLSTQLSVGDISVGLFGQSGAGKSTLLGLIAGTIQPQSGHIALDGKILFDSRKGIVMPREQRPIGAVLQSDCADATETVRDNLTAAYYRTLKQRRLFKPDYLINLLELGTNLDQPIERLSVGERQRVALARSLLKSPKLLLLDETFAAIGHGYRSQLLPILKRLQDEFGLPALYASQSLGEILELTDQLIVLEHGQVLRSGSLREVAKQQGILRYLGIRQIDNFLPISIRNHDVQAGCSMADSFGLPLALPLRPQFAIGSQSQVSIRANDIALSRAYIDGISIQNQLKGRICAIIPSGESLIVQVDCGGTLLVEITPGACQSMALREGDVVYCLIKTHAIVYLAELDTLPYQRIVSHGDGYYYLNNAGADTNSVLEYRY; the protein is encoded by the coding sequence ATGCTGCTGGAAATGAATGTCAAACTGCGTCGCGGTCATTTCGACCTCAGCACGCAGTTATCGGTCGGCGACATCAGCGTCGGTCTGTTCGGACAATCCGGTGCCGGTAAAAGTACCTTACTAGGCTTGATCGCCGGTACCATTCAGCCGCAAAGCGGACATATTGCGCTGGACGGCAAAATCTTGTTCGATAGCCGTAAAGGTATCGTGATGCCGCGCGAACAACGGCCGATAGGCGCGGTATTGCAGAGCGATTGCGCCGACGCCACGGAAACCGTGCGCGACAATTTAACCGCCGCCTATTACCGCACCCTCAAACAGCGCCGACTGTTCAAACCGGATTATCTAATCAATTTACTGGAGCTGGGCACCAATCTGGATCAGCCTATCGAAAGGCTCTCGGTTGGCGAACGCCAACGGGTGGCGCTAGCCCGTTCTCTGCTGAAATCGCCAAAACTATTACTGTTGGACGAAACCTTCGCCGCCATCGGCCACGGTTACCGTTCGCAACTACTACCGATTTTGAAACGCCTGCAAGACGAATTCGGTTTGCCGGCACTTTATGCCAGCCAGTCGCTGGGCGAAATTCTGGAATTGACCGACCAGTTGATTGTGCTGGAACACGGCCAGGTGCTGCGCAGCGGCTCTTTGCGCGAAGTGGCTAAACAACAAGGTATCTTGCGCTATCTGGGTATCCGCCAAATCGACAACTTCCTGCCGATCAGTATTCGCAATCACGATGTCCAGGCGGGTTGCAGTATGGCGGATAGTTTCGGTCTGCCGCTGGCATTGCCGCTACGCCCGCAGTTTGCAATCGGCAGCCAGAGCCAGGTATCGATCCGCGCCAACGATATTGCGCTGTCGCGGGCCTACATCGACGGCATTTCCATTCAGAATCAGCTAAAAGGCCGGATCTGCGCGATCATCCCTAGCGGCGAAAGTCTGATCGTGCAGGTTGATTGCGGTGGTACCTTGTTGGTGGAAATTACGCCGGGGGCCTGCCAGAGCATGGCGTTGCGGGAAGGCGACGTGGTGTATTGCCTGATTAAAACTCACGCCATCGTCTATCTGGCCGAACTGGACACCCTACCCTACCAACGCATCGTCAGCCACGGCGACGGCTACTACTATTTGAATAATGCCGGCGCCGACACCAACAGTGTTTTGGAATACCGCTATTGA
- a CDS encoding HAD family hydrolase: MNDSIIYALDFDGVVCDSAIETAITGWKAGTTIWKDMPDAVPQAIVEQFREVRPIIETGYEAILIIRLMYLGKSTAAIYANYAAKVQRMLDEIHLSIDDLKKLFGETRDNWIASDRADWIAKNPLYPGVAEKLRDLGQRHFWCVITTKQERFVKEILSANHIELADERIFGMDRKLGKPEILKGLKAQHPGQPIYFTEDRLPALEGVKKHPELAHVKLFFALWGYNLAADHAVAAAQAIVLQQLDTFLSGS; the protein is encoded by the coding sequence ATGAACGATTCGATTATATATGCGCTGGATTTTGATGGCGTTGTCTGCGACAGTGCGATTGAAACCGCGATCACCGGCTGGAAAGCCGGTACTACTATATGGAAAGACATGCCTGACGCGGTACCTCAGGCTATCGTTGAGCAGTTTCGCGAAGTGCGGCCGATTATCGAGACGGGGTACGAAGCGATTCTGATTATCCGCCTCATGTATTTGGGCAAGAGTACTGCCGCTATTTACGCCAACTACGCCGCTAAAGTACAAAGGATGCTCGACGAAATCCATTTAAGCATCGACGATTTGAAAAAGCTGTTCGGCGAAACCCGCGATAATTGGATTGCCAGTGATCGTGCCGATTGGATAGCCAAGAATCCCTTGTATCCCGGTGTTGCAGAGAAACTGCGTGACTTGGGACAACGGCATTTTTGGTGCGTGATTACCACCAAACAAGAACGCTTCGTGAAGGAAATCCTTAGTGCCAACCACATTGAATTGGCCGATGAACGAATTTTCGGGATGGACCGCAAACTCGGCAAACCGGAAATCCTGAAAGGTTTAAAAGCCCAGCATCCGGGCCAGCCGATTTATTTTACCGAGGATCGCCTGCCTGCTCTGGAAGGTGTAAAAAAACACCCGGAGTTGGCCCATGTGAAATTATTCTTTGCACTATGGGGTTATAATCTTGCCGCCGACCACGCCGTTGCAGCCGCGCAAGCAATCGTACTACAGCAGTTAGACACTTTTCTCAGCGGCAGTTAG
- a CDS encoding LytR/AlgR family response regulator transcription factor, with protein MVGKRSVMIVDDEYLARDELKSLLKRRHPDFEVVAEAASAADAWVLLKQHPRIDGVFLDIHIQTENERAGLDLAYVINRLTNAPWIVFITGRPQTAVEAHRLHPAHFLLKPLEDSRIDEALEWIRQKQALPVVPVFSPPKRIMIKHRIDSRFDEYEWHTECVDPGEIVFIAKNKSVNNLKIQLSNGNMLDRVNGTIKDWENRYAVLGFVQIHRSHLINLSHLRSLKPRGSEGEDYKVALKNCPSELAVGPEYLEVFREKLHKGQF; from the coding sequence ATGGTAGGTAAACGTTCTGTGATGATAGTCGACGACGAATATTTGGCCCGCGACGAATTAAAAAGCCTGCTCAAACGCCGGCATCCGGATTTTGAGGTGGTGGCGGAAGCAGCTAGTGCGGCAGATGCCTGGGTTTTGCTGAAACAGCATCCGCGTATAGACGGCGTGTTTTTGGATATTCATATTCAAACCGAGAACGAACGCGCGGGCCTTGATCTGGCTTATGTAATCAATCGCTTGACCAACGCGCCTTGGATCGTCTTTATCACCGGCCGACCGCAAACTGCCGTGGAAGCGCATCGCCTGCATCCCGCGCATTTTCTACTCAAACCGTTGGAAGACAGTAGAATTGACGAAGCCCTCGAATGGATACGCCAAAAGCAAGCGTTACCGGTTGTACCGGTATTCTCACCGCCCAAACGCATCATGATCAAGCATCGCATCGACTCCCGTTTCGACGAGTACGAGTGGCATACCGAATGCGTCGATCCGGGCGAAATCGTGTTTATAGCCAAGAATAAGTCGGTGAATAACCTGAAAATCCAGTTATCTAACGGCAATATGTTGGATCGGGTCAACGGCACGATTAAGGACTGGGAAAACAGATATGCCGTATTGGGTTTTGTGCAAATTCACAGAAGTCATTTGATCAATTTAAGCCACTTAAGGAGCCTGAAGCCTCGCGGCAGCGAGGGAGAGGATTACAAGGTGGCCCTAAAAAACTGTCCGAGCGAATTGGCTGTTGGGCCGGAGTATTTGGAGGTGTTTCGGGAAAAACTGCATAAAGGCCAGTTTTAA
- a CDS encoding LytS/YhcK type 5TM receptor domain-containing protein, producing MHYSTDMMFHWLDNTAQLSQRVCVVLIAAHVFIRMKWLRQALRGDPQQWRNRLVCATFFGVFAIIGTHSGFLLDVHQLGKRIAWPADLSDALKHSQAVIGFRDLMVLAAGLSGGPWIGLGAGLLAGWERALLGGFAGFASAFATVMQGLWAGWAFQWRPHWATSMRGACFIALTGTLLQKLILLVGVQPYADAQTLVLETAMPVAVVNTLGVLLFLFVMQDLERDRLRNQAQQAELRALNAQIEPHFMNNTLNAIKALIRRDPDAASQYVVKLARFLDDTRRCVSANSISLQQELAQVERYLDFQTLRFPEALQFQRNISPQLLNCQLPPRCLQTLVENALLHGMPGRSKPLKIDIVGIDHGQSFILRVSDNGNGIPAPRLAELGKRPVDSSNGNGSALFHLRQSFKLAFPRQSTLAINSWEGHGTEVILTIPKRSTPW from the coding sequence ATGCATTACTCCACAGACATGATGTTCCATTGGTTGGATAACACCGCCCAATTGTCGCAGCGGGTTTGCGTGGTGTTGATCGCGGCTCACGTTTTCATTCGGATGAAATGGCTCAGACAAGCTTTGCGCGGCGATCCGCAGCAGTGGCGTAATCGATTGGTCTGTGCCACATTTTTTGGCGTGTTTGCGATTATCGGCACGCACAGCGGGTTTTTATTGGATGTGCATCAACTGGGTAAGCGTATTGCCTGGCCCGCCGATTTGTCCGATGCATTAAAGCATTCGCAAGCAGTGATCGGCTTCCGGGATTTGATGGTGTTGGCGGCCGGGTTGAGCGGTGGTCCATGGATAGGCCTGGGTGCTGGGTTGCTGGCGGGTTGGGAACGCGCTCTGCTCGGTGGGTTTGCCGGATTCGCCAGCGCTTTCGCTACAGTGATGCAAGGCTTGTGGGCCGGTTGGGCGTTTCAGTGGCGGCCGCATTGGGCCACCAGTATGCGTGGCGCCTGCTTTATCGCCTTGACCGGTACCTTGCTGCAGAAACTGATTCTACTGGTTGGGGTGCAACCTTATGCCGATGCGCAAACGCTGGTGTTGGAAACCGCGATGCCGGTAGCGGTGGTGAATACCTTGGGCGTACTGCTGTTTTTATTTGTGATGCAGGATCTGGAGCGGGACAGATTAAGGAATCAAGCTCAGCAGGCCGAGCTTAGAGCTTTGAACGCGCAGATAGAACCGCATTTTATGAATAACACCTTGAATGCCATCAAAGCCTTAATCCGTCGTGACCCGGACGCTGCCTCGCAATATGTGGTGAAGCTGGCGCGTTTTCTGGACGATACTCGCCGCTGCGTCAGCGCCAATTCCATTTCCTTGCAGCAGGAATTGGCTCAAGTGGAACGTTATCTGGATTTCCAGACCCTGCGCTTTCCGGAAGCGTTGCAGTTTCAACGCAATATTTCTCCGCAACTTTTAAATTGCCAATTGCCTCCACGCTGTTTGCAAACCTTGGTGGAGAATGCTCTGTTGCACGGCATGCCCGGCCGGTCTAAGCCACTAAAGATCGATATTGTTGGCATCGATCATGGGCAAAGCTTTATTTTGCGGGTTAGCGATAACGGTAATGGCATACCAGCGCCGCGTTTGGCGGAACTGGGCAAGCGCCCGGTCGATTCGAGCAATGGTAACGGCAGCGCACTTTTTCATTTACGCCAAAGTTTCAAACTGGCCTTTCCGCGTCAATCGACGCTGGCGATCAATAGCTGGGAAGGTCACGGCACCGAAGTTATTTTGACCATACCGAAAAGGAGCACACCATGGTAG
- a CDS encoding glutathione peroxidase produces MNDIYQFSATNINGETVSLEDFRGKVLLIVNTASQCGFTPQFRGLEALYQTYKSRGLVILGFPCNQFGQQEPGDSQEIASFCELNYGVSFPMFEKIDVNGNNAHPLFAYLKNAAPGILGFNAIKWNFSKFLVGRDGKVFKRYAPIDTPAGMSKDIERLLGLSDAPVKA; encoded by the coding sequence ATGAATGACATATACCAATTCTCGGCCACTAACATTAACGGCGAAACTGTTTCTTTAGAAGATTTCCGCGGCAAAGTGCTACTAATCGTCAACACCGCCAGTCAATGCGGCTTTACGCCGCAATTCCGGGGATTGGAGGCGTTATATCAGACCTATAAAAGCCGGGGCTTGGTGATACTGGGATTTCCGTGCAATCAATTCGGTCAGCAAGAACCAGGTGACAGCCAAGAAATCGCCAGCTTTTGCGAACTCAACTATGGCGTGAGTTTCCCGATGTTCGAAAAAATCGATGTCAACGGTAACAACGCGCATCCGCTGTTCGCGTATTTGAAAAACGCCGCCCCGGGCATTTTGGGTTTCAATGCCATTAAATGGAATTTCAGCAAATTTCTGGTGGGCCGAGATGGCAAGGTTTTTAAACGCTATGCGCCGATAGACACACCGGCAGGCATGAGCAAGGACATCGAGCGCTTACTAGGCTTGAGCGACGCGCCCGTCAAGGCGTAG
- a CDS encoding flagella assembly protein FlgT middle domain-containing protein has product MPYRNLLTVVLIALLAACSSGNSKRRGDENGVAASGQQVSVQGSAAIVGGGIEAARRAAIDDAVSNASLQLKRNNNSALLVSDIKVVDEWQDADLYHVQVLAVLSDKQRCGSPYRKKIVATGFPVMNADQISGTESQDLYSGIPREINNQLMETGDFIGRNLTNTSLYSRPDMAPEIRFAEGTAESVILNIAKQQNAQFVLSGVIRDFRVESTEYVRGSGPLADLKSMVRDFVARRSVGIDVYVYDGFSGALLFQHRYTDSILGDVSLPSGYTVGSDRFNSTSAGHAISEIIQEASEDIHKLFGCYPFTTRVIQAGNNRIVIAAGAQDKIKIGDRLMIYSASAGGVAGAGLGESQGILTITDVSATTAAGTLDSTAVAGAVRPGDWVKSFATP; this is encoded by the coding sequence GTGCCTTATAGAAACTTGCTAACAGTGGTACTGATCGCCTTGCTGGCTGCATGCAGCAGCGGCAATAGTAAGCGGCGCGGTGATGAGAATGGCGTTGCTGCGTCCGGTCAACAGGTTAGCGTGCAAGGTAGTGCAGCTATCGTCGGCGGAGGTATCGAAGCAGCTCGCCGAGCGGCTATCGACGACGCAGTGAGTAACGCGTCCTTACAATTAAAACGTAACAATAATTCGGCGCTGCTGGTCAGTGACATTAAGGTGGTGGATGAATGGCAGGATGCCGATCTCTACCATGTGCAAGTGCTGGCCGTGTTATCCGATAAACAGCGTTGCGGTTCGCCGTATCGGAAGAAAATCGTCGCCACCGGCTTTCCGGTCATGAATGCCGATCAAATCAGCGGCACCGAAAGCCAGGATTTATACAGCGGCATCCCCAGGGAAATTAATAATCAGTTGATGGAAACCGGCGATTTTATCGGCCGTAATCTGACCAACACCTCTTTATACAGCCGGCCCGATATGGCGCCGGAGATTCGCTTTGCCGAGGGTACAGCCGAATCGGTAATTCTGAATATCGCCAAGCAGCAGAATGCGCAGTTTGTATTGTCCGGCGTGATTCGCGACTTTCGCGTGGAGTCCACCGAATATGTGCGCGGTAGCGGCCCACTGGCGGATCTAAAATCCATGGTCAGGGATTTCGTGGCTCGCCGCAGTGTCGGGATTGACGTATATGTTTACGATGGTTTTAGCGGTGCCTTGCTGTTTCAACATCGTTATACCGATTCCATACTTGGCGACGTCTCGCTGCCGAGCGGCTACACGGTAGGTAGTGACCGCTTCAACTCGACATCCGCCGGTCACGCCATCAGCGAGATTATTCAGGAAGCCAGCGAAGACATTCATAAATTATTTGGCTGTTATCCTTTTACCACCCGGGTAATACAGGCCGGTAATAATCGGATTGTGATTGCGGCCGGCGCTCAGGATAAAATCAAAATCGGCGACAGGCTGATGATATATTCCGCGTCCGCCGGCGGTGTGGCGGGAGCCGGTTTGGGGGAATCGCAGGGTATTTTGACGATAACCGACGTTAGTGCGACGACTGCGGCGGGTACTCTTGATTCAACGGCAGTTGCCGGTGCAGTCAGGCCAGGCGACTGGGTGAAAAGTTTCGCTACGCCTTGA
- the rsfS gene encoding ribosome silencing factor has product MQTEVLLKLVETELDDRKGLNIKTIDVRGKTSITDYMVIATGTSSRHAKSLCDYVMEKVKEQGQQPLGLEGDQSSDWILLDLGDVIVHVMTGQARELYQLEKLWSVAGDKTHS; this is encoded by the coding sequence ATGCAAACAGAAGTATTACTCAAGCTGGTCGAAACCGAGCTCGACGACCGCAAAGGCCTTAACATCAAGACTATCGATGTGCGCGGCAAAACCAGTATTACCGATTACATGGTCATTGCCACCGGTACCTCGTCCCGCCACGCCAAGTCGCTGTGCGATTATGTGATGGAAAAGGTCAAGGAGCAGGGGCAGCAACCTCTGGGGTTGGAAGGAGACCAAAGTTCAGACTGGATCTTGTTGGACTTGGGCGATGTAATCGTGCATGTGATGACCGGTCAAGCCCGCGAACTGTATCAGCTGGAAAAACTGTGGTCAGTGGCAGGCGACAAGACGCATAGTTAG
- the nadD gene encoding nicotinate-nucleotide adenylyltransferase has translation MIGVYGGTFNPVHYGHLRTALEVKELFELEQLRLIPCRVPAHRDEPDVPADLRLQMLEAAVADTHGFSVDRRELDRAGPSYMVDTLHSLRNEIGNTPLLLFIGADAFAGLERWHQWQRLFDYAHIVVMTRPGYAGLALSAFLQQRIAEDRTQLNRQAAGLLTFQEVTALAISATAIRELVVTGRDPQFLLPDRVIELIRRHRLYQPPIHHTGN, from the coding sequence ATGATCGGAGTTTATGGCGGCACGTTTAATCCGGTCCATTACGGCCATCTGCGCACCGCCCTGGAAGTGAAAGAGCTGTTCGAGTTGGAGCAGCTACGTTTGATTCCTTGTCGGGTGCCGGCACATCGCGACGAGCCCGACGTACCGGCCGACCTACGTTTGCAAATGCTGGAAGCCGCCGTCGCCGATACTCACGGCTTTAGCGTGGATAGACGCGAGCTGGATAGGGCGGGGCCATCGTATATGGTGGATACGCTGCATTCCTTGCGTAATGAAATAGGTAATACGCCTTTGTTGCTGTTTATCGGTGCCGATGCATTTGCCGGTTTGGAGCGCTGGCACCAATGGCAGCGCTTATTCGATTATGCGCACATCGTGGTCATGACCCGGCCCGGCTATGCAGGACTGGCGTTGTCGGCGTTTTTACAGCAGCGAATCGCCGAGGACCGGACGCAATTAAATCGGCAGGCAGCCGGGCTTTTAACTTTCCAAGAAGTCACCGCGCTGGCGATTTCCGCCACCGCCATCCGCGAGCTGGTGGTTACCGGACGCGATCCACAATTTTTACTGCCGGACCGGGTCATCGAATTGATTCGGCGGCATCGTTTATATCAACCCCCCATTCATCACACAGGAAATTGA